A single window of Shewanella sp. Choline-02u-19 DNA harbors:
- a CDS encoding Na(+)-translocating NADH-quinone reductase subunit C yields MAFKKDSFVGTMIFTVTLCLLCSFMITGTAELLKERKLVKKRDELKRNVLIAADVDIADKDFRAIFDKDVKSMLVSLDTGVVEANAEVLDFDERMAAINPETSSKLERKKDKAKIKTRADQARVFKVFDDNGKLTSVVVPIYGKGLWSMIYGYVALQSDFNTIENVVFYEHGETPGIGDFLNDPDWTDKWHGKQIFDANGKVSFKIVKGGAKAGDLHGVDAVSGATMTGRGVQRAVQFWFGAQGFEMFFNKLKASEG; encoded by the coding sequence ATGGCATTTAAGAAAGATTCATTTGTGGGCACCATGATTTTTACGGTAACCCTATGCCTACTGTGCTCATTTATGATCACTGGCACAGCAGAGCTACTTAAAGAGCGCAAGCTGGTAAAAAAGCGTGATGAACTTAAGCGTAATGTATTAATCGCGGCAGATGTCGATATCGCAGATAAAGACTTTAGAGCCATTTTTGATAAAGACGTTAAATCGATGTTGGTATCGCTTGATACGGGGGTTGTTGAAGCCAATGCCGAAGTGCTTGATTTTGACGAGCGTATGGCGGCGATAAATCCAGAAACGTCGAGTAAGCTAGAGAGAAAGAAAGATAAAGCAAAAATTAAGACCCGTGCTGATCAAGCGCGAGTGTTCAAAGTGTTTGACGACAATGGCAAGTTAACCAGCGTCGTGGTGCCTATCTACGGTAAAGGCTTATGGTCGATGATATACGGTTATGTTGCGCTGCAATCCGACTTTAATACAATAGAAAACGTGGTGTTTTATGAGCATGGTGAAACCCCTGGTATTGGCGACTTTCTTAATGATCCAGATTGGACTGATAAATGGCATGGTAAGCAAATTTTTGATGCTAACGGTAAGGTCTCATTTAAGATTGTTAAAGGGGGGGCTAAAGCGGGCGACTTACATGGCGTTGATGCCGTTAGTGGTGCAACCATGACCGGTCGTGGCGTTCAGCGAGCAGTACAGTTTTGGTTTGGCGCTCAAGGATTCGAAATGTTCTTTAATAAGCTAAAAGCGTCGGAGGGGTAA
- a CDS encoding ABC transporter permease, protein MTGNKPSANMLIYWDGIKQAFDEMRHHKLRTLLTLLGMIFGVGAVIAMLSVGEGAEREALKMIESMGVNNLVVNARATEGEALKSIREHSIGLSLRDIESANDTLPFVENWSAEKNVKVFSLFSLKGRSDAKVLGVTPSYFDLSALDLGEGRTLNAADESHFQQVAVLGPEAARSLFPQGSAIGSLVKVNHQWFTVVGVLSEKEGTKSTIQGVKLGGERNQVFIPLSTALKKMQFKHLEDELDSFKLALVDGIDPTLASKSVQHLLNRRHGGEKDFDVVVPADLLAQHQKTQQIFNIVMACVAGISLLVGGIGIMNIMLATILERTGEIGLLRALGAKRKDIARQFLIESIAISATGGIIGIGVGLLLALVISTAAGWPVAWSPFAIVLALGVCMTIGVGFGLYPAKKAARLDPIVALQRD, encoded by the coding sequence ATGACGGGTAATAAACCATCGGCAAATATGTTGATTTACTGGGACGGTATTAAACAAGCCTTCGATGAGATGCGTCATCATAAGTTACGTACCCTATTAACTTTACTAGGCATGATTTTTGGTGTGGGTGCGGTTATCGCGATGCTCAGTGTCGGCGAAGGCGCTGAGCGTGAAGCGTTAAAGATGATTGAATCAATGGGGGTGAACAACCTCGTTGTAAACGCCAGAGCAACTGAGGGCGAAGCATTAAAATCAATACGCGAACATAGTATTGGCTTAAGTCTAAGGGATATCGAGAGTGCTAATGATACCTTACCTTTTGTTGAAAACTGGAGCGCAGAAAAGAACGTCAAAGTATTTAGCTTGTTTAGTTTGAAAGGTCGAAGCGATGCAAAAGTACTGGGCGTAACGCCAAGCTACTTTGATTTAAGTGCATTAGATTTAGGAGAGGGTCGCACTCTTAATGCGGCTGATGAGTCGCATTTTCAGCAAGTGGCCGTACTTGGGCCGGAGGCGGCACGGAGCCTATTCCCACAGGGCAGTGCGATAGGCAGTTTAGTTAAAGTTAACCATCAGTGGTTTACGGTGGTGGGAGTTTTGTCTGAGAAAGAGGGAACCAAGTCAACGATTCAAGGTGTTAAATTGGGTGGCGAGCGTAACCAAGTCTTTATCCCACTTAGTACAGCATTAAAAAAGATGCAGTTTAAACATTTAGAAGATGAGCTGGACTCCTTTAAATTAGCACTTGTTGACGGCATTGACCCCACATTGGCATCTAAAAGTGTGCAACATCTGCTCAATCGCCGTCATGGTGGGGAAAAAGACTTTGATGTAGTGGTGCCAGCGGACCTGCTAGCGCAGCATCAAAAAACCCAACAAATATTTAATATCGTGATGGCCTGCGTCGCAGGGATCTCTTTGCTTGTGGGCGGCATCGGCATAATGAATATTATGTTAGCGACCATTTTAGAAAGAACTGGTGAAATAGGGCTATTAAGAGCCTTAGGTGCCAAGCGCAAGGATATAGCACGTCAGTTTCTTATTGAAAGTATCGCAATATCAGCCACCGGTGGCATTATCGGTATCGGGGTTGGATTATTGCTGGCATTGGTTATCTCCACTGCCGCAGGTTGGCCTGTTGCTTGGTCTCCTTTTGCCATTGTGCTTGCCTTAGGGGTTTGTATGACGATAGGGGTTGGCTTTGGTCTATACCCTGCAAAAAAGGCGGCAAGGTTAGACCCTATTGTTGCGCTACAGCGCGATTAA
- a CDS encoding Na(+)-translocating NADH-quinone reductase subunit A, which yields MTGYSNPVITVKKGLDVPIAGEPKQVVNTSKSCSHVALLGEEYVGLKPTMLVEVGELVQKGQVLLEDKKNIGVKYTAPASGKVIAINRGDRRLFQSIVIECNQGDAINFGMSHDISALERSQVQSKLVDSGLWTALRTRPFSRVPQLDTAPSGIFVSAMDSNPLAADPRIVIAEQAESFAAGIAVLGHLTDGKVHLCQAPGAELPGSDLAHVSNHCFTGVHPAGLVGTHIHFILSASIERPVWHLGYQDVIAYGKLFLTGEIYTDRVVSLAGPDVIEPRLIRVQTGACLSQVVAGELTEGNSRVVSGSVLSGHTAFGAHDFLGRFHNQISVLQEDSKHQVLPWIRGGSEKFSITRAVTSRFKGAKKLFDFTTHTGGSARAMMAFGQLDRVMPLDILPTLLVRDLVVRDTDEAQALGALELDEEDLALCTFVCPGKYDFGKELRACLEIIEREG from the coding sequence ATGACAGGTTATTCAAACCCAGTTATAACAGTGAAAAAAGGCCTTGATGTGCCTATTGCAGGAGAACCGAAGCAAGTTGTTAACACTAGCAAATCTTGCTCCCATGTTGCCCTTCTCGGAGAGGAATATGTTGGCCTAAAACCGACGATGCTAGTCGAAGTTGGCGAACTCGTGCAAAAAGGTCAGGTTCTTTTGGAAGATAAAAAGAACATTGGCGTAAAGTACACCGCTCCTGCTAGCGGTAAAGTCATCGCTATCAACCGTGGCGATCGTAGACTTTTTCAATCTATCGTCATTGAATGTAACCAAGGTGATGCTATTAACTTTGGTATGAGTCACGATATCTCCGCGCTAGAACGCAGCCAAGTGCAATCTAAATTAGTCGACAGTGGTCTGTGGACAGCGCTGCGTACTCGCCCGTTCTCTCGAGTACCTCAGTTAGACACTGCGCCTTCAGGTATTTTTGTCAGCGCAATGGATAGCAATCCATTGGCTGCAGACCCTCGTATTGTTATTGCTGAACAAGCTGAATCTTTCGCTGCCGGTATCGCAGTACTGGGTCACCTAACCGATGGTAAAGTCCATTTGTGTCAGGCGCCGGGTGCAGAACTACCTGGTAGCGATTTAGCGCATGTAAGCAATCATTGTTTTACTGGCGTGCACCCAGCAGGGCTTGTCGGCACTCATATTCATTTTATCTTATCTGCGAGTATTGAGCGTCCGGTTTGGCATTTGGGTTATCAGGATGTCATCGCTTACGGCAAGCTGTTCTTAACGGGTGAAATTTATACCGACCGCGTCGTTTCACTCGCGGGGCCAGATGTGATTGAACCTCGATTAATCCGCGTTCAAACCGGCGCATGTTTATCCCAAGTGGTTGCCGGTGAACTCACAGAGGGCAACTCTCGTGTGGTCTCTGGCTCGGTGCTATCAGGGCATACTGCATTCGGTGCGCATGACTTTCTTGGTCGTTTCCATAATCAAATTAGCGTCCTTCAAGAAGATTCAAAACATCAGGTCTTGCCTTGGATCAGAGGCGGTTCTGAGAAGTTTTCAATTACCCGAGCGGTAACATCTCGCTTTAAGGGTGCTAAGAAACTATTTGACTTCACCACCCACACCGGTGGTTCGGCTCGCGCCATGATGGCTTTCGGTCAATTAGATAGAGTGATGCCGCTGGATATATTGCCAACACTCTTGGTCCGCGATCTCGTTGTTAGAGATACAGATGAAGCACAAGCTTTGGGAGCACTCGAACTCGATGAAGAAGATCTCGCGTTGTGCACCTTTGTTTGTCCTGGTAAGTACGACTTTGGTAAAGAGTTACGTGCTTGCTTAGAAATTATTGAGAGGGAAGGTTGA
- a CDS encoding NADH:ubiquinone reductase (Na(+)-transporting) subunit B, with the protein MSQQDKKPDIQEDYYAPGSSVRGYLHSLLVANGRSTKGKVHVRDAIDVKRTMTIVGLCLLPAILFGMYNIGLQAQIAIASGLVASDIWQLIPFNFVFGGMTEQTGFFGLFVYGLSLYAPIYLTALLVSLFWEMVFAKVRGQELHEGFFVTALLFTLILPVSTPLWLVAMGITFGIIMAKEVFGGMGYNFLNPALAGLAFIYFAYPSQVTAVTQLVAVDGFSGATTLMQTAAGDLSFADYAWYEAFTDPNWWNAFFGFTVGAIGETSTLALLIGGGFLILTRLADWRIVAGVLAGMIATATLFNIIGSSKNELFAMPWTWHLVTGGFAIAMMFMATDPVTTSYTRKGKVAYGLLIGFMTVLIRVVNPKMPEGVMLAILFANLWAPIFDYLVAKANIKRRLKRNGL; encoded by the coding sequence ATGAGTCAGCAAGATAAAAAGCCTGATATCCAAGAAGATTATTATGCACCGGGCAGCTCAGTAAGAGGCTACTTGCACTCTTTATTAGTTGCAAATGGTCGCAGCACTAAAGGCAAAGTCCATGTACGTGATGCAATTGATGTAAAGAGAACCATGACGATTGTTGGCTTGTGCTTACTGCCAGCAATATTGTTCGGCATGTACAATATTGGCTTACAAGCGCAAATCGCGATTGCATCAGGTCTAGTGGCTTCCGATATTTGGCAGCTTATCCCCTTTAATTTTGTTTTTGGTGGAATGACAGAGCAAACTGGTTTTTTTGGCCTATTTGTTTACGGTCTAAGCCTTTATGCCCCTATCTATTTAACGGCGCTGTTGGTAAGTCTGTTTTGGGAAATGGTCTTTGCTAAAGTGCGTGGCCAAGAGTTACACGAAGGCTTCTTTGTTACTGCACTGCTATTTACGCTAATTTTACCGGTTTCGACACCACTTTGGTTAGTCGCGATGGGGATAACGTTTGGCATAATAATGGCAAAAGAAGTGTTTGGAGGGATGGGATATAATTTCCTTAACCCAGCGCTTGCAGGTCTTGCCTTTATCTACTTTGCCTATCCATCACAAGTCACCGCGGTGACTCAATTGGTTGCGGTCGATGGTTTCTCAGGTGCAACAACACTGATGCAAACCGCTGCAGGCGATTTAAGCTTTGCAGATTACGCTTGGTACGAAGCATTTACCGACCCTAATTGGTGGAACGCATTCTTCGGCTTTACCGTTGGTGCAATTGGTGAAACCAGCACGTTGGCATTACTTATTGGTGGTGGGTTTTTAATCCTTACTCGCCTTGCCGATTGGCGTATCGTTGCGGGTGTATTAGCCGGCATGATAGCGACAGCAACCTTGTTCAATATTATCGGCTCGTCTAAAAATGAACTCTTTGCCATGCCATGGACTTGGCACTTGGTCACGGGTGGTTTTGCGATTGCGATGATGTTTATGGCAACCGATCCGGTGACAACGTCTTATACCCGTAAAGGTAAGGTGGCCTATGGTCTGCTCATTGGCTTTATGACGGTGCTTATTCGTGTGGTTAATCCCAAAATGCCTGAAGGCGTGATGCTGGCAATATTGTTCGCTAATTTGTGGGCGCCTATCTTCGATTATCTCGTGGCTAAAGCCAATATTAAACGGAGACTTAAACGCAATGGCCTTTAA
- a CDS encoding NAD(P)-binding protein, which yields MDAQRPNFIYPPGSMLMHSPLMLSKADMYGFFLKGKMANLQKSIDTCLNQVACSAMYFKVLSPYVLTSFTRVEKAYSEDPQDRDKGWIQETDIVTWVMVGRQNSSDSDDVSHVYFHPLHIFVNDAMALINGRELFGYPKYMCEYEMPEVGAPLTKLSLSAKSFKVFSAESELAIHPLLSVDCEAAEEQQLSTLEAISQTWDLFKAQTDFIPELDKLGENQLFSLLFKPAIDQVFLKQLPDSAGNKAVYQAITAAPAKVNKVHSIALLENDLLATIFDNASFSFKDSLGVELGEQHVLLPYHVNFDFEVPQGEVLVDNSIVKKEKIAILGGGVAAMTAAVCLTEQPGWQNRYEIDVYQMGWRIGGKGASGRNAEKGQRIEEHGLHIWFGFYQNAFSLMRKAYEELDRPAGAPLATFLDAFKPHNFIVLQEDVGGDSDSWPIQFPERNGLPGDSTEVLTLWKVVKAAFSWIRHWLTEMDDLLDALENEDTAATKESARPVHWFSREWFEQLNDSIEDSIDDAKESLSSLADKLECHFNQMIGRDCEAHHHDTEDEGGFVESAVDAFRARLEERFVDKLETNDELRRLYIAADLGLTILKGMFVDDVFKHGFDVINDYDYREWLTKHGANQTFTVDSAPVRGFYDLVFAYEKGNFDKPNLEAGTIIRSMMRIALCYQGGVMWEMQAGMGDTVFTPYYEVLKRRGVNFHFFNKVDNLECRNASIQAIEITEQVALKEGLQSYSPLVDVKGLDCWPSKPNLDQLEPIQAQLMQEHDINLEHFWSNWDEVYQSHYGHALPKKRLVKGKDFDKVIFGLSIGSVPHVASEVMAQSEALSLSVDKVKTVATQAYQLWMDQDLAGIGWPLTPDNGEEPVLSGFTEPFDTWASLTHLIDKEDWPAIQPKNASYFCSALPVDSYPPSSDIDFQTQKTLEAKAGAIGQLTHQIYKLWGNVPTPGSSLADTAGSFPWKWLHDESGASGVARFDSQYWRANVDPSERYVMSVKGSTQYRIATDGTGIDNLFVTGDWIKTGINASCVEAATMAGMQTSKAISGFPTAIKGEQDF from the coding sequence ATGGACGCTCAACGCCCCAATTTTATCTATCCCCCTGGCTCAATGTTAATGCACTCACCACTGATGTTAAGTAAAGCGGATATGTACGGCTTTTTCTTAAAAGGCAAAATGGCAAATCTGCAAAAATCTATCGATACCTGTCTTAATCAAGTGGCTTGCAGTGCCATGTATTTCAAAGTGTTATCACCCTATGTGTTAACCAGTTTTACTCGGGTAGAAAAAGCCTATTCTGAGGATCCTCAAGATCGAGATAAAGGCTGGATCCAAGAAACTGATATTGTCACTTGGGTGATGGTGGGGAGGCAAAACAGCAGTGACAGTGATGATGTGAGTCATGTTTACTTCCACCCGTTACATATTTTTGTCAACGACGCGATGGCATTAATTAATGGCCGTGAGCTTTTTGGCTATCCCAAATACATGTGCGAGTACGAAATGCCTGAGGTGGGAGCGCCGCTAACGAAGCTTAGCTTATCTGCTAAAAGCTTTAAGGTGTTCTCAGCGGAGAGTGAACTTGCCATTCACCCCCTACTTAGCGTTGATTGCGAGGCAGCGGAAGAGCAACAACTATCGACATTAGAAGCGATTAGCCAGACATGGGACTTATTTAAAGCGCAGACTGACTTTATCCCTGAGCTTGATAAGCTGGGTGAAAATCAATTGTTTAGTTTGTTGTTTAAACCTGCAATCGATCAAGTGTTTCTCAAGCAGTTACCGGATAGCGCGGGTAATAAAGCGGTGTATCAAGCCATTACCGCAGCGCCAGCCAAAGTGAATAAAGTGCATTCCATTGCGTTATTAGAAAATGACTTGCTGGCGACCATTTTTGACAATGCTTCATTCTCATTTAAAGACTCACTTGGTGTTGAGCTGGGCGAGCAGCATGTACTGTTGCCTTACCATGTTAACTTCGACTTTGAGGTACCGCAAGGCGAGGTACTTGTCGATAACTCGATCGTTAAAAAAGAGAAAATCGCGATATTGGGAGGCGGCGTTGCAGCAATGACGGCTGCAGTTTGCCTAACGGAGCAACCAGGTTGGCAAAATCGTTATGAGATAGATGTTTATCAAATGGGCTGGCGTATTGGCGGTAAAGGTGCCAGTGGGCGTAATGCTGAAAAAGGCCAACGTATTGAAGAGCATGGCCTGCATATATGGTTTGGATTCTATCAAAATGCCTTTAGCTTAATGCGTAAAGCGTACGAAGAACTTGATAGACCAGCGGGGGCACCACTCGCAACTTTTTTAGATGCCTTTAAACCGCATAATTTTATTGTGCTGCAAGAAGATGTGGGTGGTGATTCTGATAGTTGGCCTATTCAATTTCCTGAACGTAATGGCTTGCCTGGTGACAGTACTGAAGTGCTAACACTGTGGAAAGTGGTCAAGGCGGCGTTTAGCTGGATCCGACACTGGTTAACTGAGATGGACGATCTGCTAGATGCACTAGAAAATGAAGATACCGCTGCGACTAAAGAGTCTGCAAGGCCAGTGCATTGGTTCAGTCGTGAATGGTTTGAACAGCTAAACGACAGCATTGAAGACTCAATTGATGACGCAAAAGAGAGTTTGTCATCACTTGCCGATAAGTTGGAATGTCATTTCAATCAAATGATCGGTCGTGACTGTGAAGCACATCATCATGATACTGAAGATGAAGGCGGTTTTGTCGAGTCCGCGGTTGATGCCTTCAGAGCACGCCTAGAAGAGCGTTTTGTCGACAAATTAGAAACCAATGATGAGCTGCGCCGCTTGTATATTGCTGCGGATTTGGGTTTGACCATTCTGAAAGGTATGTTCGTTGATGACGTGTTCAAGCACGGTTTTGATGTGATCAATGATTATGATTATCGAGAGTGGCTAACCAAGCACGGTGCTAACCAAACATTCACGGTTGATTCTGCACCAGTACGTGGTTTTTATGATCTGGTGTTTGCTTATGAAAAAGGCAACTTTGACAAACCGAATCTTGAGGCAGGGACGATTATTCGGTCTATGATGCGCATTGCGCTTTGCTATCAAGGCGGAGTGATGTGGGAGATGCAAGCAGGTATGGGCGATACCGTGTTTACGCCTTATTATGAAGTGCTTAAACGCCGTGGCGTTAATTTTCATTTCTTCAATAAAGTCGACAACCTTGAATGCAGAAATGCCAGTATTCAGGCGATTGAGATCACCGAGCAAGTGGCTTTAAAAGAGGGGCTGCAATCATACTCACCACTGGTGGATGTGAAAGGCTTAGATTGTTGGCCTAGCAAACCAAATTTAGACCAGCTGGAGCCTATTCAAGCACAGTTAATGCAAGAGCATGATATTAACTTGGAGCATTTTTGGAGCAATTGGGACGAGGTGTACCAGTCACACTATGGCCATGCATTACCGAAAAAGCGCTTGGTTAAGGGCAAGGATTTTGACAAAGTTATCTTTGGCCTTTCAATAGGCTCTGTACCCCATGTAGCCAGCGAAGTGATGGCACAGAGCGAAGCATTAAGCCTAAGTGTTGATAAAGTCAAAACGGTTGCAACGCAGGCTTATCAGTTGTGGATGGATCAAGATTTAGCCGGGATCGGTTGGCCTTTAACACCTGATAATGGTGAAGAGCCAGTGCTGTCTGGCTTTACAGAACCTTTTGATACGTGGGCATCATTAACTCACCTTATCGATAAAGAAGACTGGCCAGCGATACAACCTAAAAATGCCAGTTACTTTTGCTCGGCTTTACCTGTCGATAGTTATCCACCGAGCAGTGATATCGATTTTCAAACTCAAAAGACATTAGAGGCAAAAGCCGGGGCCATTGGCCAGCTTACTCATCAAATCTATAAACTCTGGGGCAATGTTCCTACGCCGGGCAGTTCTCTGGCTGATACAGCAGGATCATTCCCATGGAAGTGGTTACATGATGAGAGTGGGGCTTCTGGCGTAGCGAGGTTTGATAGCCAATACTGGCGAGCCAATGTCGACCCGTCTGAGCGTTATGTGATGTCAGTAAAAGGCAGTACGCAGTATCGTATCGCAACTGATGGTACGGGGATAGATAACCTTTTCGTCACTGGCGATTGGATAAAAACTGGCATTAATGCCAGTTGTGTTGAAGCGGCAACAATGGCCGGAATGCAAACCTCCAAAGCCATTAGCGGTTTTCCAACAGCGATAAAAGGTGAGCAAGACTTTTAA
- a CDS encoding NADH:ubiquinone reductase (Na(+)-transporting) subunit D, whose protein sequence is MSTQTASTRDILTSPIFSNNPVAMQVLGVCSALAVSNSMQTALVMTLAVTFVLVFSNLIISSIRSLIPNSVRIIAQMTIIASLVIIVDMVLQDIAYELSRQLSVFVGLIITNCIIMGRAEAFAMKNPPHLAVVDAVGNAMGYGVILLGVAFVRELLGSGTLFGHEILKTVENGGWYLANEMFKLPPSAFFLIGLMIWSINVIQRKRG, encoded by the coding sequence ATGAGTACTCAAACTGCATCGACTCGTGACATTTTAACCAGTCCCATTTTTAGTAATAACCCAGTCGCCATGCAAGTACTTGGCGTTTGTTCGGCACTGGCCGTCAGTAATTCAATGCAAACTGCATTGGTGATGACATTGGCCGTGACGTTTGTATTGGTGTTTTCAAACCTCATTATCTCAAGCATACGTTCTCTGATCCCAAATAGTGTTCGTATTATTGCGCAAATGACGATTATTGCTTCATTAGTGATTATCGTGGATATGGTATTGCAAGACATCGCTTATGAATTATCACGTCAGCTTTCAGTATTCGTTGGATTGATTATTACCAACTGCATCATTATGGGACGCGCAGAAGCGTTTGCCATGAAGAATCCGCCGCATCTCGCCGTGGTTGATGCTGTCGGTAATGCTATGGGTTACGGCGTTATCTTATTAGGCGTCGCGTTTGTACGTGAACTCTTGGGTAGCGGCACCTTATTTGGGCATGAAATTCTAAAGACTGTTGAAAACGGTGGCTGGTATTTAGCCAATGAAATGTTCAAGTTACCGCCAAGTGCGTTTTTCTTAATTGGCTTAATGATTTGGTCAATAAACGTCATTCAGCGTAAACGAGGGTAG
- the nqrF gene encoding NADH:ubiquinone reductase (Na(+)-transporting) subunit F: MEMAIGIGMFTVVVSILVMVILFAKSKLVSTGDVNIRINDDAEKSISTSAGDKLLGALASKNIFIPSACGGGGTCGQCRVTVKSGGGDILATERDHISKKEAKEGCRLACQVSVKTDMELEVEEEIFGVKKWQCEVISNNNTATFIKELLLKLPEGEDVLFKAGGYIQIEAPAHKVNYADFDIPAEYRDDWVKYDLFKLVSKVDEEVLRAYSMANYPDEKGTIMLNVRIATPPNDKVAPGKMSSYIFNLKAGDMVTISGPFGEFFVKETDAEMIFVGGGAGMAPMRSHIFDQLKSKKTQRKMSFWYGARSTREVFYQEDFDALAAENENFVWHVALSDPLPEDNWTGYTGFIHNVLFENYLRDHKAPEDCEFYMCGPPIMNSSVIHLLESLGVEPENILLDDFGD; this comes from the coding sequence ATGGAAATGGCAATTGGTATCGGTATGTTCACCGTTGTGGTTAGCATCTTGGTCATGGTGATTTTGTTCGCCAAAAGTAAATTGGTGTCTACGGGTGATGTCAACATTCGTATTAATGATGATGCAGAGAAAAGCATTTCAACTTCAGCGGGTGATAAATTACTCGGGGCACTCGCAAGTAAGAATATCTTTATTCCATCAGCGTGTGGTGGCGGCGGAACGTGTGGCCAATGCCGAGTGACCGTTAAATCGGGCGGTGGTGATATTTTGGCTACCGAGCGAGATCATATCAGTAAGAAAGAAGCGAAGGAAGGTTGTCGCTTAGCGTGCCAAGTCTCTGTGAAAACCGATATGGAACTCGAAGTTGAAGAGGAGATCTTTGGTGTTAAAAAATGGCAGTGTGAGGTTATTTCAAATAATAACACTGCGACGTTCATCAAAGAGTTGCTGCTTAAACTTCCTGAAGGAGAGGACGTACTCTTCAAAGCAGGTGGCTACATTCAAATTGAAGCGCCGGCACATAAAGTTAACTATGCTGATTTCGATATTCCAGCTGAATATCGTGATGATTGGGTTAAGTACGACCTCTTTAAGTTAGTCTCTAAAGTCGATGAAGAAGTGCTACGTGCATACTCAATGGCTAACTATCCAGACGAGAAAGGCACCATCATGCTGAACGTGCGTATTGCTACGCCGCCAAATGATAAAGTGGCACCGGGTAAGATGTCGTCGTATATCTTTAACCTGAAAGCGGGTGACATGGTGACGATTTCAGGTCCATTTGGCGAGTTCTTTGTCAAAGAAACGGATGCTGAAATGATATTTGTTGGCGGTGGTGCGGGTATGGCACCGATGCGTTCACACATATTCGACCAACTTAAGAGTAAAAAAACTCAGCGTAAGATGAGCTTCTGGTATGGCGCTCGTTCAACACGTGAAGTGTTTTACCAAGAGGATTTTGATGCGCTTGCTGCAGAGAATGAAAACTTTGTTTGGCATGTGGCACTGTCTGATCCGTTACCTGAAGATAACTGGACAGGTTACACCGGCTTTATTCACAATGTCTTATTTGAAAACTATCTGCGTGATCATAAAGCGCCAGAAGATTGTGAGTTTTACATGTGTGGCCCTCCAATTATGAACTCGTCAGTGATCCACTTGCTTGAAAGCTTAGGCGTGGAACCTGAAAATATTTTACTCGATGATTTTGGTGACTAA
- the nqrE gene encoding NADH:ubiquinone reductase (Na(+)-transporting) subunit E, translated as MEHYINLFIQAAFIDNMALSFFMGMCTFLAVSKKVSTSFGLGVAVIVVMVLAVPLNQLIYANILAPGALVWAGYPALDLSYLQLITFIGVIAALVQILEMFLDKYIPALYDSLGIFLPLLTVNCAIFAGVIFMANRDYNLGESVVFAAGSGFGWAMAIVMLAGLRERMKFHAIPEGLQGIGIVFITTGLMALGFMAFSGISI; from the coding sequence ATGGAACATTATATAAACCTGTTTATTCAGGCGGCGTTTATCGACAATATGGCGCTCTCGTTCTTTATGGGAATGTGTACCTTTTTAGCGGTATCTAAAAAAGTATCGACGTCTTTCGGATTGGGTGTTGCGGTTATCGTTGTGATGGTCTTAGCTGTCCCTCTTAACCAGTTGATTTATGCCAATATCTTAGCGCCTGGTGCACTTGTATGGGCAGGATATCCAGCATTGGACTTGAGCTACCTACAGTTAATCACCTTTATCGGTGTTATCGCTGCGCTGGTGCAAATCCTAGAGATGTTCTTAGATAAGTACATTCCTGCACTTTATGACTCTTTAGGTATTTTCTTACCTTTGCTGACGGTAAACTGCGCGATTTTTGCTGGAGTTATTTTCATGGCTAACCGCGATTACAATCTAGGCGAGTCCGTGGTGTTTGCAGCAGGTTCAGGCTTTGGTTGGGCGATGGCCATTGTCATGCTCGCAGGACTTAGAGAGCGGATGAAATTCCATGCAATACCAGAAGGTCTGCAAGGCATTGGGATTGTCTTTATTACCACAGGCTTGATGGCGTTAGGCTTTATGGCTTTCTCTGGTATTTCTATTTAA